The following DNA comes from Halobacteriovorax sp. HLS.
ACTTGTCCAATGAAGGAGTATTGAATGAAAAGAAGCTGGTGGTATCGCTTTATTTTCCTATTGTTAGTTGCTGTAACGTCGGTAGTGATGATCTTACCTACGACAATGGACTTCCATGAAGAATCTAATTACCCTGTTAAGTCTAAGATTAACCTAGGGCTCGACCTACAAGGTGGTCTCTACATGATTCTTGGTATCGACTTTAAGAAAGTCTACAAAGAAGAAGTAGAAGGTTATGCTAGAAAGATTTCTAATCTTTTAAAAGATGAAGGAATCCTAGCAACAAATGGTGAGTTAGATGTTGCTGATGAGCTTGATCCTAAGATCTCTCTTGTTCTAGCGAATGCATCTGATATGTCAAAAGTAAAAGATAAGATTCACGAATTCTATCAAGGTTATATTAGAATCACTGCTGATACTGGTACAAACCTACAGATCGCTTTAACGAAAGTTTTAAAAACACAAATTGAAGAACAGTCGGTATCAAAGTCTATTGAAGTTATCCGTAACCGTATTGATGAGTTTGGTGTAACTGAGCCTGAAATTATTTCTCAAGGTAATGATAGAATTATCGTTCAGCTTCCTGGTGTTAAAGATATCGATAGAGCGAAAGACCTCATCGGTAAAACAGCTAAGTTAACATTTAATCTTGTTAATAATGAAGTAAGCCCAGTAACTATTCAGGAATGGATAACTAAGGCCGAAGCAACTGGTATAACTTTCAAAAAAGGTGATCGTTTTTCGACTTATTTAAATGGTCTGAATGATTACTTAAAAGGTGAGAAGCTTCTACCTGCTGGTTGGGTTTTAGCTTTTGAAAAGAAAGTTAGTAAAGTAACTAATGAGCTTGAATCTAAAATACCTTACCTAGTAGAAGAGAATACTGCTCTAACAGGTGAAGCTCTTCAAGATGCTAGAGTACAAATTGATCAACAAAAGAATGAGCCTTACGTTTCTTTAGAGTTCAAATCAAGTGGAGCAAAGCTCTTTGAAGAGATCACTGGAAATAGTATTGGTAGACAATTAGCGATTATCCTAGATGGTAACGTTTACAGTGCACCAAGTATCAATTCAAGAATTGGTGGTGGTAGAGCACAAATTACTCTTGGTTCTGGTGGTTTCAATTCTGTTATGAAAGATGCAAGAGACTTGGCCCTTGTTCTAAGAGCTGGTGCACTTCCTGTGCAACTAGACTTTCTAGAGCAAAGAACAGTTGGTCCTTCTCTTGGTCATGATTCGATTGATAAGGCTCGCTTTGCTTCTATGATTGCTTGTTTAGTCGTATTTGGATTTATCCTTATCTATTATAGAGTAAGTGGTGGAATCGCTATTGTAACTCTTGGTTTAAACGTTCTTGTTGTTCTAGCATGTCTAGTTGGGCTTGAAGCAACACTTACTCTTCCAGGTATTGCAGGTATCGCGCTTACGATTGGTATGGCCGTCGATGCAAATATTATTATCTATGAAAGAATACGAGAAGAAATTCGTAAAGGTGTTGGTTACTACAAGGCCGTTGAAAGTGGATTTGATTCAGCTTTCTGGACAATCATTGATGCTAACATTACGACAGCTCTAGCTGGTTTCTGTCTGCTCAACTTTGGTACTGGTCCAATTAGAGGGTTCGCTGTAACTCTTATCATTGGTATCTTTGCTACTGTTTACACTTCTTACTTTGTTGGGAAGTTATTATTTGAGTTCTATATGGATAAAACTAGAGGAGAAGACCTTAGTATCTAAGGTCGAGGGGAATTATCGTGTTTGAAATAATTAAAAGTGACACAAAAATTAATTTTGTATCTAAGTTTTCTATAACTGCAACATTGTCTCTTATTCTTGTCGCTGTTTCGATTTTTGGAATTGTTACCAAAATGGATTACGGGGTAGACTTTAGAGGTGGAGCAGAAATACAACTAAAGTTTAGAGATGCAGTTGCGCTTGATGGAATTAGAAAGACTCTAACTGACGCCGGATTCAAAGGAATCGCTGCTCAAAGTATTGGTGAGCCAGTAGATAATGAATACCTTGTTAAAGTGCAAGGTGATGAGTCAAATTTAAACCAAATTACAGATCAGGTTTCAAGTGCTCTATCTAATACTTACGCTTCAGCTGGAGTAGAAGTTAGAAAGGTAGATATCGTTGGACCAAAAGCTGGGGCCCAGTTGAGAATTTCAGGTTTTCAAGCAATGCTTTGGGCCTTAATTGCTATCATGATCTACATTGGATTAAGATTTGATTTTAAGTATTCTCCAGGAGCTATCGTTGCACTCTTTCATGATGTAACAATAATTCTTGGTGTATTTGCATTCTTTCATGTTGAATTTACTCTACAGACTGTTGCGGCCCTTCTTGCTGTTATTGGTTACTCAGTGAATGATACGGTTATTGTTTATGATAGAGTAAGAGAGCATGAAGATAGAAATCCTGCCCTAGCTCTTGGAACTCATATTAATAATGCTGTTAATGAAACACTTTCAAGAACAATTATGACTTCACTTACAACTTTATTTGTTTCTGGTGTTATGTATGTTTTTGGTGGACTTGCGATTAGAGATTTCTTCTTAGCAATTACTCTTGGTGTTGTGATTGGTACTTATTCATCAATCTTCGTGGCCGCTCCTGTGACTTTATTCTTTGATAGGATGAAAGGTAAGGAGCAGGGCTCAGCTGCTAAGGCATAGTCTCTTGATTAAAAAAACTTTTCAAAAAAATATTCTAATCCTAGGAGTTGTACTTCTAGGATTTTCTTTTTTACCTACTTTTTCTTATAGTCAAAATTCTGATGTGGAATATGTTGAAAATGAAGATCATGATAGTGAAGAGTTAGAGAACGTTATCGAAAACTATCGTAAAGAAAATAGTGAAATGGTAAATATGCTTCAAGAGATGAATAAAGATGGAAAGATCTCAGAAGAAGAAAAAATGAAGCTCGCTCAAATGTATGCGGGAAATATGAAGCCTGGGCAAAAAATGGATCGGGCCGAAATGCTAAAGAAAATGCCTGCTATGATCAAGCAGTTAACCGGCCAGTTTTCACGTATGAGTAGACCAGCTGCTCGTGCCAAGATTCAAGAAAATATTGACCAGACTCCAGCTAAGGCAATCTTTAAGTTCATTCCTAAGGGAGTAGACTTTATAACAGACCTTCTTAGAAGTGATACGGCTTTGATTTCGCTATTAGGTATGTTTAAAGATAAAGCAAAGCTGACTCAATTCTTCATAGCAAACCTTGTTACATTTATTCTTGGGTTCTTTATTTTAAAAAAATCAAAAGAAGCTTCTTTCTTTGAAAGAGTTACTAAATGGTTTATGAAAAAAGGGATTATTTATTCCCTTAGAGTGGGAATTCTCATGTACTTCTTCTCAAATGAAGTAGGTCCTACTTGGGTAATCTTTTCAAATACATTTTTCTAATCTAGTGCTGGAGCGCAGCCAAATCTCTTATCTGGCGGCGTAACCGTTGTAGTTAGACCAGTTTGACTAGCATCTACATTTAACTCTGTTGGCCTTCTTACAGTGTAAATCTTTTGAGAAGACTTTTTGATATACGGATTCACTGGATCTGCTGGCCAGTAGAAGTGAATAGTTTTTTGAGAAGCTGTTATTTCATCAGGAACATAGTGCTGACCATTTTCATAGTAGAACCAGATTTTCTTTAAGAGATTCTCTCTTATGATAAGAATATCCTGAGGAGCAAGAACAGGAGTATTATCATTATTTGTTAATAACTCAGGCTCTTTAATAGACATGTAGATACCTTCTGTACTCACACCTATAACTTCTTTCATTATATTAAATAGCTTATCTGTTCCGTTGTACTCTGCTTGTCCTGGACAGTAAGCGCGACCAGTTACTTGATCTATCCAAGGAAGTAGATAGAAACCTAGATTTGGTGCGGACCCGTTAGAATCAGGAACATTTGGCCATGTAAGTAGTCCAAAGATATTAATTGTTTTACTAATACCGTGTTCATTTAAAAGTCTTTCTTGTAGTTGCTCATTTATATCAGGTCTAGAATTAGCATTTTGATCTGCAAATCTAACATCAGATTGATCCCATAGGGCAAAGTGTTGCGGAATTAATTCTAGTCTATCATACAGAGGAGAGTCGTTATCCCCATACTTTGCTACATCATGACAGAATAAGAATGGGTTTCCTGGAGGTAGTGAAGTTGGATTATTATTGCTTGCAAAGTAGAAGTGTAACCTTGCAGCGTTGTCGTATAAATTCCCTGCGTCTACCTGTGTTCCCGCTCTAGTTAAGCAAGTGTATTGAGATATTGGCATGATCTTTAGAGGAGTTTCATCCGGATCTGTCGTAGATGAATATTCTGTTCTTCTTATTTGGAAAGACTGGCTTTGTGCATTTGATCCTGAACCTTTTTCTTTTAGAGTCGCAACATATGTCTTGTCCATTGCCAATGAAGAGATATTAACTTTAAAGCTATTTGAATTAGGACTTATCTCTATAGAGAGATCTTCAGTTCCACTGCCATCATATACTTCAAGAAAGCATCCTGGTCCAGTTAGTCCATCACCAATTTCATTAGTACACCAATTATATAGGTTTCCTAGGTTCTCATTTAATGAAATTGTAGGGCCTAAAGTTGTTGATACAAATAGGGTTGCAGCTTCAGTGTTTTGAGTTGAGCAAAAGCTTGCACAATTATTTATGATATCAGGAACATTACCCTTACAAGCACAGAAGTCTCTTTTGATATAAACTTCATTAGTTGGTCTAACAATTTTAGTGGACTCATCTAAACAGATACCTGCAGAAGCAGCAATAATATCTTGAATGTCTGCACTTTGCTCAGCTGTAATAGTGGCCAGTTCGTCACCTGTTGGCTGGTAGTATCCTTCTGGACAAATATTGACACAGGAATCTCCTGTATCTAGTAGGAAGAGATCTTCACCGCAGCCAGCACTTGTGGCACCTTGAGCACTACTTTTAATAACTGGTTTACCTTCACGACCATCACCTGTAACACAACTTGCCAAGTTGAGAGTGAGTAGGGCCATTAATATAAACTTGAGTGTTTTCATCCGTCTATTCATCCTTAATAATTCATAATACTCTTCGTCAAAATATCCTTATACTTGAATTTGTTTCTTTAATTTTAGCTGAATTACTGCTCAAACTTTGAGACTTTTCACTTTATTCGAGATTTCAGTACTTTATGTGAGTTTTTTGCAATATAATAAAGCTATAGTCGGCACGAAAAGTTGGCAGCTTAGCTTATTTAGTCTTTGAATTTTCAATAGATTAGAATTATTTAAAAAAAGTGAGTTAGACTGTTTAGAAAATACTCGTAACTGCCGAGAAGTTTATTAATCATACAAAACTTATATAAATGCTTCACAAGGAGAGACGTATGACTAAAGCGGATCTTGTAGCTGCTATCGAAAAGCAGGCAAACTTAACACACAAACAAGCGGAATCAATCGTAAACATTTGTTTTGATTCAATGATCAAATCCCTCTATAACGATGAGAGAATTGAAATCAGAGGATTTGGCTCATTTGCTAATAGAAATTATAAAGCTTATGAAGGACGTAACCCTAAGACTGGTAAAGTAGTAAAAGTACCACCTAAGAAAGTTCCATTTTTCAAAGTAGGTAAAGAACTTAGAGAAATGGTAGACCAAGGTAAAGATAAGTACGTCATTCGCGAAGCATAAAGAATATCTATATAACAACCTAGAACTACTGAAAAATCAGTCAGTTCTAGGTTGACATATTTACTTCAATCAATCATTATACATTCATTAATGAGGTCAGGTGGCAGAGCGGTCGAATGCGTCGGTTTGCAAAACCGATATCCCACGCGCCGGTTCGAATCCGGCCCTGACCTCCATTAATTTCTTTTTTCTCATTTACATTTTTCTTTCTCGCTTGATACCTTATTAGAAAAAACTAATAGGAAATTCTGTGAAAAAAATCATGCAAATCATCTCTTTACTCTTACTAACAAACTTGTCTATGGCCATAGAATGTACTGGAGAAAGAAGGGAGACGATTGGTAGCGAAGTCTATGTCACAAAAGCAAAACTCATTGATCAAAATTATTCGACAGTTCTAAAACTAGAACTTGATATAGAAGAGTCATATTTCTCAGCTCAAATAGATGGAGATGATGTGTTGGCGATTATTTCGATTGGTCCAAATTACACAGACGGTAATCTTTCGAGATCTAGTTTTAATAGCTCCGGGCAGTTAAAACTATCATATGTCTCCGCTGCATTGACTTTGATTTTAGAGTGTCACAAGTAACGAGTTCTAAAGTATAAATTGCCGACTATTTTTCTTTTTAGACTAAGTTTAGTATTTATTTAATGAAATACTTTACTCAAATAATTTTCTTATTCTACTCGCTTAGTATAAGTGCAGATTATTCTTTAGAAGAAAATTATAGACTCATTAAAGATAAGTCTTTTTTCGAGAGAAGCCTTCATAATTCGCTCTATGAGTCTTATCTAGATTTAGATATTACAGCGACAATAGATGGATATACACTTTCACAAGATATTAATGAAATCAGCTCGAGTTCAAAAACAAGTACTGAAAAAGAAGCAGCTGTTTTAGCGCTGTTAAATGAAAATCAGTCGACTCAAAATTTTGTTGAACTAAACTCTGCGTTTGCGATTCCTCTTCCATCTATCAATATAAAAAAGTATCGCCTAACTTCTTCTCTTTTCTATAGTTTGAATCTTTCATCTTTATTTGCGATTTCGACTTTTGACTCAGCTACTTCTCCTAGTACAAAGGTATATATGAATAAGGAGACTAGGGCAGGAGTCAGTACTATCATTACTCACCAAGATAAGCGTGAATCATTCTGGAAGCTTAATCTATTTTATTCAAGAAAGGATGATACGTTAATTAATCAAAGTGTTAATGATCTTCTTCGAAATACTAAGATCTATGACTTTGGAACACTTAATAAAGGGGAGTCGAACCTTAGTGCTGATTTGTTATGGAATACTAAAAATATTCATAGAACAATCAAGCTTGAGGTTTATGATTTAGATTTAATTGATCTAAGTTCACAAAAGGCGTTAACTTTTTCTAGCACGCCACTTCTTCATCTGTTTTATCAGCGTCACACTAAGAGTTTAAAAGATTATAGATTCGAATTCTTTGGTGGTTTACATTACCGAGACGAAGTCCCTCTTCTAGACGGACTCTATATTGGTTCATGGTTCTATTCTCAACGCTCTTCTTTTAGAACATCAATTAGCGTTAGTAAGAGTTTCTTATCTGTTGTACCTGAATATAAAGGAGATAGATTTTTTATTAATTATAAATTTAAGCTAAGTTACTTAGGAAAGAGAGATGGATTTAAAACTCCAATTATTCATACATTAAGTTCTGGTATTACTTTTTAATTCTTTAAGGTAGTTTTTCAATTTGAATATAAACTGACCCTGAATTATAACCAATATCATCATCTGCAGCTGCACCCATGATTAAATCTTGAGAACCATCGTTATTGAAGTCAAAAGTTGTTATAGAATATCCTAGCCATTCTCCATGATCGTAAGAAGGGGCGTCGAATGTTCCTGTTGAGTATGGTGATACTTCAACACCTGTTGATTTTCCTTTATAGATCCAAATATTTCCGGCATCTGTTCCTCCAATATCATCTAGGTACGAGCCAACAAAGAGATCTGGGTAACTTGAGCTATAATATAGACCTCCATGTAGAGCAGAGCCGAAGCCTACATTTGCTAGTGCCGTAGGAGCTGTAATATTAGAGTCTATCGTAGTGTCAAGAAGTGTATTCACTCCAGCGTTAGCTCCATTTGTCCCATTAAGCATTACATGGACTATGCCTGTTCCAGCAGCTGTAGTGTCATTACCTGGAGAACCTATTAAGAGATCTTTATCTCCATCTCTATCATAATCAAATGCTAGAACTGAAAAACCATAATAGTCGAGAGTTGCTCCTGCTGGATTATGGAATCGGGTGTAGCTATTTAAGTCTACAATTCCAGTAGTAGAGTTTGATCTAAAGATATATATGGCCCCTTGATTTACGGCAGTGGAGTCATCGAGATGTGCTCCAACAATCAGATCATCAAAACCATCATTGTCTATATCTCCTACGCTCAAGGAAGAGCCAAAGCCATAGTTCGTTGTCGCAGGACCGAGGACTGTTAGGTTTGGAGAGTGTGAAACACCACTTGAACTTCCTAGGTAAATATTTACTCTACCTGCATTTGCCCCACTTGTATCATCATTAATTGCGCCAACAAGAAGGTCTTTATATCCATCTCTGTTGTAATCATAGACGATACATGAATGTCCAAGGCCTGTGGTTGAAACGGTTGCAGAATCAGCTCTAATTTTAACATCAGGTCTCTGGTATATTTCTCCACCGGTACGCTTGTAGTAAATATAAATTGATCCGTTGTCAGTAAAGTTACTATCATCGAGATAAGCACCGACAATAAGATCATCCATACCATCATTATTCATGTCACCATGACAAACTGAAGAACCAAAGGATCCATTGGCATTCAATTTCTTTAATGTAGGAGAGGTATGATAATCATAAGTAATCTTCTTTGATCTCGCTGTGAAGTCAATTCCTCCCCAGTAAGTTCTCGCTAGTACTGATACACTTCCTCCTGAGTAGCCCTCAGTTCTGCTTAGAATGGCGCCAACAAGTAAGTCTGGATAAGAGTCTCCTGTAACATCGGCAAGAGTAAGACTTGATCCGAAGTACTCAGCAGATACACTTGTGTAGGGAGGCCCTACAACAGAGTCTACGGTGGCATTAGTTTGTATATCACTATAAAGGTAAAGGGCGCCGGAGTCAGCAAAGCTATCATCTGCCCTTACGGCACCAATAATTAAATCTATTTTAGAGTCTGCATTATAGTCGGCCGAAAGAATTGATTCTCCAAAGTTATCATTGGCAGTTGGGACTGGATTATAAATATTTGCACTAGGTGTAGTATTACTAACAACCCACGTTCCATTAACTCCATTTCCATAATATACAAATACAGCTCCTGCATTTGAGCCACCAGTATCTTCGTAAGGACAGCCTAGGTAAATATCTAGAAGACCGTCACCATTGTAGTCTCCGGTTTCAAGGCCATGTCCACATTCATCGCTGGCGCTTACTAAGGCCGCTGGCATATCAACTCTAAGTGCTGATGCTGTACTATAAAGAATATTACTAGTTCCTGGGATAATCCAAAAGCCACCAGCA
Coding sequences within:
- the secF gene encoding protein translocase subunit SecF, whose product is MFEIIKSDTKINFVSKFSITATLSLILVAVSIFGIVTKMDYGVDFRGGAEIQLKFRDAVALDGIRKTLTDAGFKGIAAQSIGEPVDNEYLVKVQGDESNLNQITDQVSSALSNTYASAGVEVRKVDIVGPKAGAQLRISGFQAMLWALIAIMIYIGLRFDFKYSPGAIVALFHDVTIILGVFAFFHVEFTLQTVAALLAVIGYSVNDTVIVYDRVREHEDRNPALALGTHINNAVNETLSRTIMTSLTTLFVSGVMYVFGGLAIRDFFLAITLGVVIGTYSSIFVAAPVTLFFDRMKGKEQGSAAKA
- a CDS encoding FG-GAP-like repeat-containing protein — protein: MNYLNKLLIFHAIFLLLSSCGKTPEASAPLSTAPAASTQWLLDQSSGKVKLVSPADDRSSFFGQSIAVGDFNNDGKNDLAVGAPNGDYSVLGSVGQTDTGGVFIYNSIQDGTDFSVADKMISANTNTNNLFGNALFAFDINRDGYSDLLVGAPTEDRVGANTGSIYIYYGSANGLNSSPSQILDHPTNTVNEGFGTTIRVADLDKDGYYEIIASAKYADTPSTNAGGFWIIPGTSNILYSTASALRVDMPAALVSASDECGHGLETGDYNGDGLLDIYLGCPYEDTGGSNAGAVFVYYGNGVNGTWVVSNTTPSANIYNPVPTANDNFGESILSADYNADSKIDLIIGAVRADDSFADSGALYLYSDIQTNATVDSVVGPPYTSVSAEYFGSSLTLADVTGDSYPDLLVGAILSRTEGYSGGSVSVLARTYWGGIDFTARSKKITYDYHTSPTLKKLNANGSFGSSVCHGDMNNDGMDDLIVGAYLDDSNFTDNGSIYIYYKRTGGEIYQRPDVKIRADSATVSTTGLGHSCIVYDYNRDGYKDLLVGAINDDTSGANAGRVNIYLGSSSGVSHSPNLTVLGPATTNYGFGSSLSVGDIDNDGFDDLIVGAHLDDSTAVNQGAIYIFRSNSTTGIVDLNSYTRFHNPAGATLDYYGFSVLAFDYDRDGDKDLLIGSPGNDTTAAGTGIVHVMLNGTNGANAGVNTLLDTTIDSNITAPTALANVGFGSALHGGLYYSSSYPDLFVGSYLDDIGGTDAGNIWIYKGKSTGVEVSPYSTGTFDAPSYDHGEWLGYSITTFDFNNDGSQDLIMGAAADDDIGYNSGSVYIQIEKLP
- a CDS encoding HU family DNA-binding protein, with protein sequence MTKADLVAAIEKQANLTHKQAESIVNICFDSMIKSLYNDERIEIRGFGSFANRNYKAYEGRNPKTGKVVKVPPKKVPFFKVGKELREMVDQGKDKYVIREA
- the secD gene encoding protein translocase subunit SecD, with the protein product MKRSWWYRFIFLLLVAVTSVVMILPTTMDFHEESNYPVKSKINLGLDLQGGLYMILGIDFKKVYKEEVEGYARKISNLLKDEGILATNGELDVADELDPKISLVLANASDMSKVKDKIHEFYQGYIRITADTGTNLQIALTKVLKTQIEEQSVSKSIEVIRNRIDEFGVTEPEIISQGNDRIIVQLPGVKDIDRAKDLIGKTAKLTFNLVNNEVSPVTIQEWITKAEATGITFKKGDRFSTYLNGLNDYLKGEKLLPAGWVLAFEKKVSKVTNELESKIPYLVEENTALTGEALQDARVQIDQQKNEPYVSLEFKSSGAKLFEEITGNSIGRQLAIILDGNVYSAPSINSRIGGGRAQITLGSGGFNSVMKDARDLALVLRAGALPVQLDFLEQRTVGPSLGHDSIDKARFASMIACLVVFGFILIYYRVSGGIAIVTLGLNVLVVLACLVGLEATLTLPGIAGIALTIGMAVDANIIIYERIREEIRKGVGYYKAVESGFDSAFWTIIDANITTALAGFCLLNFGTGPIRGFAVTLIIGIFATVYTSYFVGKLLFEFYMDKTRGEDLSI